A region from the Nitrospinota bacterium genome encodes:
- a CDS encoding endonuclease III, producing the protein MKEGKRAGFDIGKAVAILRREVKRWKTPIVTEYSQSSPHPAFHVLISCLLSLRTKDEQTAAASRGLFAVADTPEKMRTLPVEKIEKLIYPVGFYRVKARTIIEVCGAIMERFGGEVPSEIDELLTLKGVGRKTANLVATLGFNKPGICVDTHVHRICNIWGYVKTKTPDKTEFALREKLPERYWIEFNDLLVTFGQNLCKPVSPICSQCKLDTMCPKIGVGKRR; encoded by the coding sequence ATGAAGGAGGGGAAGCGCGCCGGATTTGACATCGGCAAGGCCGTCGCAATTTTGCGGCGTGAGGTGAAAAGGTGGAAAACACCGATAGTCACCGAGTATTCGCAAAGCAGCCCCCATCCGGCTTTCCATGTGCTTATAAGCTGCCTTTTGTCGCTTCGGACGAAAGACGAGCAGACGGCGGCGGCCTCGCGCGGGTTGTTCGCCGTGGCGGACACGCCGGAGAAAATGCGGACGCTGCCGGTGGAGAAAATCGAGAAACTCATCTATCCAGTGGGATTTTACAGGGTGAAGGCGCGGACGATCATTGAAGTGTGCGGCGCGATTATGGAAAGATTCGGCGGCGAGGTTCCTTCGGAAATAGACGAACTGCTCACGTTGAAAGGAGTTGGGCGCAAGACGGCCAACTTGGTGGCGACGCTCGGTTTTAACAAGCCAGGCATATGCGTGGACACGCATGTGCATAGGATTTGCAACATATGGGGCTATGTGAAGACCAAAACGCCGGACAAGACGGAATTTGCGTTGCGCGAAAAATTGCCGGAACGATACTGGATTGAGTTTAACGACCTGCTGGTGACGTTCGGCCAGAACCTTTGCAAACCTGTGTCGCCGATATGCTCGCAATGCAAGCTGGACACGATGTGCCCGAAGATAGGAGTTGGGAAGAGGAGATGA
- a CDS encoding type II toxin-antitoxin system HicA family toxin — MSDMPALKGADVIKILCGLGYQIIRQKGSHVFLAHSNGRATVIPVHGGETIGHGLFSKILRDIDMPKNEFKKLTVRRKK, encoded by the coding sequence ATGAGTGATATGCCGGCGCTCAAGGGCGCGGATGTCATAAAGATTCTTTGCGGTCTTGGCTATCAAATCATCAGGCAGAAAGGAAGCCACGTCTTTCTGGCACATTCCAATGGAAGAGCCACTGTGATACCGGTTCATGGGGGCGAAACCATAGGGCATGGACTGTTTTCCAAAATACTTCGCGATATCGACATGCCCAAAAACGAATTCAAGAAACTGACGGTCCGGCGAAAAAAATAG
- a CDS encoding type II toxin-antitoxin system HicB family antitoxin, with the protein MRKREFTIVIEQDEDGYFVADVPSLPGCHTQAKSMDVLLKRTKEAVSLYLDANKTKFPQTNLIGVQRIAV; encoded by the coding sequence ATGAGAAAGCGGGAATTTACGATTGTCATCGAGCAGGACGAGGATGGATATTTTGTGGCCGACGTTCCATCGCTGCCCGGTTGCCACACCCAAGCCAAATCAATGGATGTCCTGCTAAAAAGGACAAAAGAAGCGGTTTCGCTTTACCTTGATGCTAACAAGACAAAGTTCCCCCAGACTAACCTTATAGGCGTTCAAAGAATCGCGGTATGA
- a CDS encoding DsrE/DsrF/DrsH-like family protein → MADQKPKRIAIIASKGTLDMAYPPLILASTAVALDMEACIFFTFYGLDIVNKNKYQNLKVAPLANPAAPMPVPNIIGVLPGMTMMATAMMNSWMGKANVKSIPWFIDTCMKAGVKMIACQMTMDVMGIKKEDLVDGVEVGGAAMYLDYASDANISLFV, encoded by the coding sequence ATGGCTGATCAAAAGCCCAAGAGGATTGCGATTATCGCATCCAAAGGGACGCTGGACATGGCGTATCCGCCGCTGATTCTCGCCAGCACCGCCGTGGCGCTGGACATGGAGGCGTGCATCTTCTTCACTTTCTATGGCCTGGACATTGTCAACAAGAACAAATACCAGAACCTTAAAGTGGCCCCCTTGGCCAATCCCGCCGCGCCGATGCCGGTGCCAAACATCATCGGCGTCCTTCCCGGCATGACCATGATGGCCACCGCCATGATGAACAGCTGGATGGGCAAGGCGAACGTAAAATCAATTCCGTGGTTCATAGACACTTGCATGAAGGCAGGGGTCAAAATGATCGCCTGCCAGATGACCATGGACGTGATGGGGATAAAAAAGGAAGATTTGGTGGACGGTGTGGAAGTCGGCGGCGCCGCGATGTACCTGGATTACGCTTCGGACGCCAACATATCGCTGTTTGTTTAA
- a CDS encoding sulfurtransferase TusA family protein, producing MNADKCIDCKGLSCPEPILHTKMAINSLSSGQVLEVLATDPGSVNDMAAWSKRTGNPIVGSSETGGVYQFFIKRA from the coding sequence ATGAACGCGGACAAATGCATTGATTGCAAAGGGCTTTCCTGCCCGGAACCTATTTTGCACACCAAAATGGCCATCAACAGCTTATCGTCTGGCCAGGTTCTGGAAGTTTTGGCCACCGACCCCGGATCGGTGAACGACATGGCCGCCTGGTCCAAAAGGACTGGCAATCCCATAGTCGGATCATCCGAGACCGGCGGTGTTTACCAGTTTTTCATCAAGAGAGCTTAA
- a CDS encoding flagellar assembly protein FliW, whose protein sequence is MKIKSARMGDVEINPASIITFTDGIIGFPDQKRYVELDFLGDSSPLRLLQAVDSPELGFIIIDPYIFVPGYSVNLSEYDVASLSAAGPDELEIKAIVTIPEDPYDMTANLQGPIIINKKSMLARQVVNNESGYGTKHKILTNPMSAPVAGV, encoded by the coding sequence ATGAAAATAAAATCGGCCCGCATGGGGGATGTGGAGATAAACCCAGCCTCCATCATAACCTTCACGGACGGGATCATCGGCTTTCCCGACCAGAAAAGGTATGTGGAACTGGATTTCCTTGGGGACTCCTCGCCGCTTCGCCTTCTGCAGGCGGTGGACTCGCCGGAACTCGGTTTCATAATAATAGATCCATATATTTTCGTTCCCGGCTACTCGGTCAACCTTTCCGAGTACGATGTGGCAAGCCTGTCAGCCGCCGGGCCGGACGAACTGGAGATAAAGGCGATAGTCACTATCCCGGAAGACCCGTATGACATGACCGCCAACCTCCAGGGGCCGATCATCATCAATAAAAAAAGCATGCTTGCCCGGCAGGTGGTAAACAACGAATCTGGCTACGGAACCAAGCACAAGATTCTTACCAATCCGATGTCAGCCCCCGTCGCCGGAGTCTGA
- the csrA gene encoding carbon storage regulator CsrA has translation MLVLTRKLGESVTIGDNIKISVIDIKGRQVRLGIEAPADMTIHREEVYAKIQEENQRAAFLKAVDLKKLAGMFPSRPAGEGETK, from the coding sequence ATGCTGGTGTTGACCAGAAAGCTGGGAGAGTCCGTCACTATCGGGGACAACATCAAGATATCGGTGATAGACATAAAAGGAAGGCAGGTCCGGCTTGGCATCGAAGCGCCGGCGGACATGACGATACACCGCGAAGAGGTTTACGCAAAGATACAGGAGGAAAACCAGCGGGCCGCTTTCCTAAAGGCGGTGGACCTGAAAAAACTCGCTGGGATGTTCCCTTCCAGGCCGGCTGGTGAAGGGGAAACAAAATAA
- the flgL gene encoding flagellar hook-associated protein FlgL — MFRITNRMMYNSTLFNAFRNNAGMMAAQEQLSSGKRINRPSDDPIGMMEVLQFRTNIGKTDQYLRVMDNADSYLNTADSITGSAHDQLKSAKELALQQSGGVANAQTRINAATTIDAMIQQMIQYGNTRVGDRYIFSGQRSDQQAIDANGNYVGSQKDLRAEINVGTTIPISVKASEFLTADMSPAMSNVAGATTLASLNGGTGVPGGTFTITNRLGASAVVDTTAGPITDVNGLLAAINATGLNVTASLSADGSALVLTDNNANPIQALSITDGGAGTARALGIEGSRNTSVFTGTDLNPNVTGTTLLSSLYGGTGLPLDDIKLFNGGASATMSFAGATTVQDVLNAINAAGAGINLTASISASGNRLSITSTNPLTVAYATDTGSGKTADMLGVGGGRNIIPVLQMFSAALKANDTSAILGAVGLLDSTMENTNSVRGTVGARANQVVSTREAVDQSKYDNTKLKSQVEDADFLQAASELAMLQTAYQATLKSSSSIVQPSLLDFLR, encoded by the coding sequence ATGTTCAGGATAACAAACAGGATGATGTACAACAGCACCCTGTTCAACGCCTTCCGCAACAACGCGGGAATGATGGCCGCTCAGGAGCAGCTTTCCTCGGGCAAAAGGATCAACAGGCCCAGCGACGATCCCATCGGGATGATGGAGGTCCTCCAGTTCCGCACCAACATAGGCAAGACAGACCAGTATCTGCGCGTGATGGACAACGCCGACTCCTACCTGAACACGGCGGATTCCATCACAGGCTCCGCCCACGACCAGCTTAAAAGCGCGAAGGAACTGGCGCTCCAGCAGTCCGGCGGCGTGGCCAACGCCCAGACCCGGATCAACGCGGCCACCACCATCGACGCCATGATCCAGCAGATGATCCAGTACGGAAACACGAGGGTCGGCGACAGGTACATATTCTCCGGACAGCGCTCCGACCAGCAGGCCATAGACGCCAACGGCAACTATGTGGGATCTCAAAAGGATCTGCGGGCGGAAATAAATGTCGGAACCACGATTCCTATATCAGTCAAGGCGTCCGAATTCCTGACCGCGGACATGAGCCCCGCGATGTCAAACGTGGCCGGGGCCACAACGCTGGCCAGCCTCAACGGCGGGACCGGCGTCCCGGGCGGAACTTTCACCATAACAAACAGGCTCGGAGCCTCGGCGGTGGTGGACACCACGGCAGGCCCCATAACCGATGTGAACGGCCTGCTCGCCGCCATCAACGCCACAGGTTTGAACGTCACAGCCTCGCTGTCGGCGGACGGCTCGGCGCTGGTCCTCACGGACAACAACGCCAATCCCATCCAGGCCTTGAGCATCACCGACGGCGGCGCCGGGACGGCCCGGGCGCTGGGCATTGAAGGATCGCGCAACACAAGCGTGTTCACCGGCACCGACTTGAATCCGAATGTGACCGGGACAACCCTGCTTTCAAGCCTGTACGGAGGGACCGGCCTGCCGCTTGACGACATAAAACTATTCAACGGCGGCGCTTCGGCAACTATGTCTTTCGCCGGGGCCACAACCGTCCAGGACGTCCTGAACGCCATCAACGCGGCCGGCGCGGGCATCAACCTGACCGCGTCCATATCCGCCTCCGGCAACAGGCTTTCAATAACTTCCACCAATCCGCTCACCGTGGCCTACGCCACAGACACAGGGTCGGGCAAGACCGCGGACATGCTCGGCGTCGGCGGGGGCAGGAACATCATACCTGTGCTGCAAATGTTCTCGGCGGCGTTGAAAGCCAATGATACGTCGGCTATACTGGGCGCAGTGGGTCTTTTGGACTCCACGATGGAAAATACAAACTCCGTCAGGGGCACGGTTGGAGCCAGGGCGAACCAGGTGGTATCCACCAGGGAAGCGGTGGACCAATCGAAATACGATAACACGAAGCTTAAATCACAGGTGGAAGACGCCGATTTCCTGCAGGCCGCCAGCGAACTGGCGATGCTGCAGACGGCCTATCAGGCGACGCTTAAATCGTCTTCGTCCATCGTACAGCCCAGTTTGCTGGACTTCCTGAGATGA
- the flgK gene encoding flagellar hook-associated protein FlgK, translating to MSIYGTMNTAKMALITHQLSLEVTGQNISNVNNPNYTKQEVTLEAAFPIKPGGSPGMIGTGVRATAIIRRFDQFLESQRTLSRSDAGFWDSKQDFLSRMEVIFNESGTYGLNGRLDSFFKSWQDLAFNPRGLTERTDVVAQGRNLSGVFNKLNQDMKNLRTDLNTKITSSLDEINRITGEIATYNQVIHESESNGVNANDFRDKRDALVRDLSQYVQVNSVEDASTNQISVMLTNGRSLVIGQTAFQLSSRTRPDDPQAADIMWRDTSGVQYNTTSEFSNGNMGAWIGMRDTEFKGYMDKLDQLAATMIRDLNNVHSAGYGLDGTTGQDFFSGLNIVATANSANTGAATVAASIVAPDKLNVHKFQIEFTAANSYNVRDMTTNTVVATEAYAGGPQTSAWLLGQGMNVALNGAAAANDKFTVNPAANASLAMAVHQNIISDTNKIAAGLTTSQGDGDNALLLAQSQNSMSMNRSSLATSGTATFANYYNSMVGLVGVSAKVASASYTQQEGINTEIERRREQVGGVALDEEMMNLVKFQHAYQAAARLVSVSDELLQTLLGLGA from the coding sequence ATGTCTATATATGGAACGATGAACACGGCCAAGATGGCCCTCATCACCCACCAGCTTTCGCTGGAGGTGACGGGGCAGAACATCTCCAACGTGAACAACCCCAATTATACGAAGCAGGAAGTGACGCTGGAAGCGGCGTTCCCGATAAAGCCCGGCGGTTCGCCTGGAATGATCGGCACCGGCGTGCGGGCCACCGCCATAATCAGGCGGTTCGACCAGTTTTTGGAATCGCAAAGGACTTTGAGCCGGTCGGACGCCGGTTTTTGGGACTCGAAGCAGGACTTCCTTTCGCGGATGGAAGTGATATTCAACGAGTCCGGCACTTACGGGCTCAACGGGCGGCTGGACAGCTTCTTCAAAAGCTGGCAGGACCTGGCCTTCAATCCGCGCGGGCTTACCGAACGCACGGACGTGGTGGCGCAGGGAAGGAACCTGTCGGGCGTTTTCAACAAGCTCAACCAGGACATGAAAAACCTGAGGACCGACCTGAACACAAAAATCACCTCGTCGCTGGACGAAATCAACCGCATCACCGGAGAAATAGCCACATACAACCAGGTCATCCACGAATCGGAGTCCAACGGCGTGAACGCCAACGACTTTCGGGACAAGCGCGACGCTCTCGTGCGCGACCTGTCCCAGTATGTCCAGGTGAACTCCGTGGAAGACGCGAGCACAAACCAGATTTCGGTGATGCTGACAAACGGCCGCTCGCTTGTGATCGGCCAGACCGCTTTCCAGCTCTCATCGCGGACCAGGCCCGACGATCCCCAGGCTGCCGACATCATGTGGCGGGACACCTCCGGGGTCCAGTACAACACCACCAGCGAGTTTTCCAACGGGAACATGGGCGCGTGGATCGGCATGCGCGACACCGAGTTCAAGGGATATATGGACAAGCTCGACCAGCTTGCCGCCACAATGATCCGGGACTTGAACAACGTCCACTCCGCCGGGTACGGCCTGGACGGGACCACCGGCCAGGACTTCTTCTCCGGGCTTAACATCGTGGCCACCGCCAACAGCGCCAACACCGGCGCGGCCACCGTGGCCGCCTCCATCGTGGCGCCAGACAAGCTTAACGTCCATAAGTTCCAGATAGAATTCACCGCCGCCAACTCATACAACGTCCGGGACATGACCACGAACACCGTGGTGGCCACCGAAGCGTACGCCGGCGGGCCGCAGACGAGCGCATGGCTGCTTGGGCAGGGGATGAATGTGGCGCTCAACGGGGCCGCCGCCGCCAACGACAAATTCACGGTGAATCCCGCGGCCAACGCATCGCTTGCCATGGCCGTCCACCAGAACATAATATCGGACACAAACAAGATCGCCGCCGGCCTGACCACAAGCCAGGGGGACGGCGACAACGCGCTTTTGCTGGCCCAGTCGCAAAATTCCATGAGCATGAACCGCTCTTCGCTGGCCACCAGCGGCACCGCAACTTTCGCCAACTACTACAATTCCATGGTGGGCCTTGTGGGCGTTTCGGCGAAGGTCGCCTCCGCCTCATACACCCAGCAGGAGGGGATAAACACGGAGATAGAGAGGAGGCGCGAACAGGTGGGGGGCGTGGCCTTGGACGAGGAGATGATGAACCTGGTCAAGTTTCAGCACGCATACCAGGCCGCCGCAAGGCTGGTGAGCGTGAGTGACGAACTGTTGCAGACGTTGCTTGGACTGGGCGCCTGA
- a CDS encoding flagellar protein FlgN — protein MELKELTDSLDNLVRRNIKLYTEMESALHDELEALKAHSLDKLDTAIQKKMEVVSRLKMIEDSRIKMVQAIAKRLGLSPEQITLSKLAEVAGAGLKEKIVELKTRLKEKVDSVTEKNEFNRGFIEKLMKLNYAAAANLQELLAPESTYHKGSTVRVALKPGKVVSRTL, from the coding sequence ATGGAACTGAAAGAACTGACGGACAGCCTGGACAATCTGGTGCGGCGCAACATAAAGCTGTACACAGAGATGGAATCGGCTCTTCATGACGAGTTGGAGGCGCTTAAGGCCCATTCCCTGGACAAGCTGGACACGGCCATACAGAAGAAAATGGAGGTTGTGTCGCGTCTGAAAATGATCGAGGACTCTCGTATTAAAATGGTCCAGGCGATTGCAAAAAGGCTGGGCCTTTCCCCCGAACAAATAACCTTGAGCAAGCTTGCGGAAGTGGCCGGGGCGGGACTGAAAGAAAAAATTGTCGAATTGAAGACCAGGTTGAAAGAGAAGGTGGACTCCGTGACGGAGAAGAACGAGTTCAACCGTGGTTTCATTGAAAAACTGATGAAGCTCAACTATGCCGCGGCGGCCAATCTGCAGGAATTGCTGGCGCCGGAATCCACGTATCACAAGGGCTCCACTGTCCGGGTCGCCTTGAAACCCGGTAAAGTGGTCAGCAGGACCCTGTAA
- a CDS encoding rod-binding protein produces the protein MNMDGKVAGLSGSADWRLMREPESGVGGQQLRNISGSKSMNDKEKLGVLAKEFESIFLGQMLKSMRSTIGKSSLIDGGHGEEIFTGLMDEELSRKMAFSQNGPMSTALAEQMAAKLGKSADATSGAVKTQAGKAYKQTGKVAE, from the coding sequence ATGAACATGGACGGCAAAGTGGCCGGACTTTCTGGATCGGCGGATTGGCGGCTCATGCGGGAGCCGGAATCTGGAGTCGGCGGGCAGCAGTTGCGAAACATATCCGGCTCAAAGTCAATGAACGACAAGGAAAAGCTTGGTGTTTTGGCAAAGGAATTCGAGTCTATATTTCTGGGGCAAATGTTGAAGTCCATGCGTTCGACAATAGGTAAAAGCAGCCTGATAGACGGAGGGCATGGAGAAGAAATTTTCACCGGACTGATGGACGAGGAATTGTCCAGGAAAATGGCTTTTTCGCAAAACGGACCGATGTCCACAGCGTTGGCGGAACAGATGGCGGCAAAACTTGGTAAAAGCGCTGATGCAACCTCGGGAGCGGTAAAGACCCAGGCCGGCAAGGCGTATAAGCAGACAGGGAAGGTCGCGGAGTGA
- a CDS encoding flagellar basal body P-ring protein FlgI, producing MVVAALMAAMGLLASPQTASAARLKDIASIEGVRPNQLIGYGLVVGLRNSGDKSYKSPFTIQTLLSMLERLGTTVDVRQLTDSRVGVSDVRMLRDVRVENVAAVMVTADLPPFSRQGAKIDVTVSSLGDAKSLQGGTLLLTPLKAANGEVYAVAQGAVSVGGGYGDKIRRVNDAKSHPTVAKITGGGMVEKEVGFDFSKLTKLTLNMHYPDFTTTQRAVTAINTAIGPDSAKALDSSSIDVAIPQDFADKKVELVAKLEGLDIETDTQSKVVLDERTGTIVVGENVRLSKVAISHGNLSIRVEDKSAAGQGRALPAGESVSVPKTLLTVEEIGGKSDRVMVMEPGVSIGDMVKALNSLGVAPRDLIAIFQTLKSSGALKAQLEII from the coding sequence ATGGTTGTGGCGGCGCTCATGGCCGCGATGGGGCTCCTGGCGTCCCCGCAGACAGCATCCGCCGCCAGGCTCAAGGACATCGCCTCCATAGAGGGGGTGCGCCCGAACCAGCTGATCGGCTATGGGCTTGTGGTCGGCCTGCGCAATTCCGGCGACAAGTCGTACAAGAGCCCTTTCACCATACAGACTTTACTCTCCATGCTCGAACGCCTCGGCACCACCGTGGACGTCCGCCAGCTCACCGACAGCCGCGTTGGCGTGTCCGACGTGAGGATGCTGCGCGACGTGCGGGTGGAGAACGTGGCCGCAGTGATGGTGACCGCGGACCTGCCTCCCTTCTCAAGACAGGGAGCCAAAATAGACGTGACAGTATCTTCCCTCGGCGACGCAAAGAGCCTGCAGGGGGGGACGCTGCTTTTAACGCCGCTTAAAGCGGCCAACGGCGAGGTTTATGCCGTGGCACAAGGCGCCGTTTCCGTCGGAGGCGGTTATGGCGACAAGATCCGCAGGGTCAACGACGCTAAAAGCCATCCCACCGTCGCGAAAATCACCGGCGGCGGCATGGTGGAAAAAGAGGTGGGATTCGATTTCTCCAAACTCACAAAGCTTACCCTCAACATGCACTATCCCGATTTCACCACCACGCAAAGGGCGGTAACCGCCATCAACACCGCCATCGGGCCGGACTCGGCCAAGGCGCTGGACTCCAGTTCGATCGACGTGGCCATTCCGCAGGATTTCGCCGATAAAAAAGTGGAGCTTGTGGCCAAGCTTGAAGGGCTGGACATAGAGACAGACACCCAGTCCAAAGTGGTCCTCGACGAGCGGACCGGAACTATCGTAGTCGGCGAGAACGTCCGGCTTTCAAAAGTCGCCATATCTCATGGCAACCTTTCCATCCGGGTGGAAGACAAGTCCGCCGCAGGACAGGGGAGGGCATTGCCGGCGGGAGAGTCTGTCAGTGTACCGAAAACTTTGCTCACAGTGGAAGAGATCGGAGGCAAATCTGACCGCGTGATGGTGATGGAACCGGGAGTGAGCATTGGCGACATGGTGAAGGCGCTAAACTCCCTTGGCGTGGCTCCACGCGATTTAATCGCTATATTTCAAACACTTAAGTCATCCGGCGCTCTGAAGGCGCAGTTGGAGATCATCTGA